Part of the Aquabacterium sp. NJ1 genome, GCGGCTTTCTTGGCAACGGCCTTCTTCGCCGGCGCCTTGACTTCTTCGGCGGCCTTCACGGGGGCTGCCTTCTTGGCCTCCACCTGTTTGACCTCCACCTGTTTGGCTGGCACCTTCTTTGACACCGGCTTGGCTGGCACGGCCGAACCGACGGCACTCAGGCCTGCACGAATCAGCTGCTCAGTCAGGGCATTGAGGTCCACGCCATCGCGCTCGGCCATCTCACGCAACTGGCTGACCAGATCCTTGTGCAGCTTGACGGCGAACGGCACCAGGCCCGCAGCCTGATCCAGCTTGCGCTGTTCCTTGCGATCTGGCAAGGCGGCAGACCCTTGCGCGAAACGCCCAGGGGGCCCCGAGTGCAACATCTGCCCGCGAATCTTCAGGGCCAGGTTTTTTACCAGATCAGTTCTTTTCATGAGTCGTCACGGCCGCCCCAGAGGGGACAATGGAGGCACCGGCGGCGCGTGCCACCCGGTGCCTTGAACCAGGGCCGCACGGTATCTGAATACACAGCGGCCCACAATCCCGCGATTGTGCACCGTTCGTGCAAGCGTTCACACTCCCCCGGCTTACGCAACAACCCTGACTCCTGTTCCATGCCTCCACTTCAGCAAATCACCTTCGAGCTGCGCGGCGAATTCATCACCCTGGACAAACTGCTCAAGGCCTGCAGCCTCGCTGAGAGCGGCGGGCGCGCCAAGACCATGGTGGCCGAGGGCCGCGTGCAGGTCGATGGCCAGGATGAACTGCGCAAAACCGCCAAGATCCGCGCAGGCCAGGTGGTGAGCGTGCAAGGCGCGCGCATCAAGGTCGTGCCCGAAGGCGCGTCCGAATCTACGGATTCATCCAGCATCTGAAAACAGCAAAACGCGCAAACTGCGCAAATCCCTGACTATCCCTGTTTGAATCACGGGTTTTCTGCGGCAGGATGTCGGCTCCCACAAGGAGACCTGCATGAGCAACATCTACGAGCAAGACCTGTCTCGCAACGACGCCAACTTCGCTGCATTCACCCCCCTGTCTTTCATCGAGCGCACGGCCGCCGTCTACCCTGAACGGCTGGCCATCGTCCACGGCGATCTACGCCAGACCTGGGCGCAGACCTATGCGCGATGTCGCCAACTGGCCAGCGCACTGAGCCAACGCGGCATCGGCCTGGGCGACACCGTCGCCGTCATGCTGCCCAACACACCACCCATGGTGGAGGCCCACTTCGGCATCCCCATGACGGGCGCGGTGCTCAACACCCTCAACACCCGGCTGGACCCCGAAGCCCTGGCCTTCATGCTGGACCACGGCGAAGCCAAGGCCGTGATCGTGGACCCGGAGTTCGCCGCCGTCATGGCCAAGGCCATCGGCCTGCGCCAAACGCAGCGTGACATCCTGGTCATCGACACCGAAGACGCGCTCTACACGGGCAATGTGCAGCGCATCGGCAGCCTCACGTACAACGAACTCGTGGCCAGCGGCTCGCCCGATTTCGAATGGCAGATGCCCGCCGACGAATGGCAGGCCATCAGCCTGAACTACACCTCGGGCACCACCGGCAACCCCAAGGGCGTGGTCTACCACCACCGGGGCGCGGCCATGAATGCGGTCTCCAACATCCTCGAATGGGACATGCCCAAGCACGCCGTCTACCTGTGGACGCTGCCCATGTTCCATTGCAATGGCTGGTGCTTCCCCTGGACGGTGGCCGCGCGTGCCGCCGTCAACGTGTGCCTGCGCCGCGTGGACCCGAAAGCCATCTTCGATGCCATCCGCACGCACAAGGTCAGCCACTACTGCGGCGCGCCCATCGTGCACGGTGCGCTGGTCGCGGCCCCTGCTGAACTCAAGCAAGGCATCACGCACCAGGTCAAGGCCATGGTGGCCGGCGCCGCGCCACCTGCCGCCATGATCGAGGGCATGGAGCAACTGGGCTTCGACCTCACC contains:
- a CDS encoding RNA-binding S4 domain-containing protein; the protein is MPPLQQITFELRGEFITLDKLLKACSLAESGGRAKTMVAEGRVQVDGQDELRKTAKIRAGQVVSVQGARIKVVPEGASESTDSSSI
- a CDS encoding acyl-CoA synthetase, with product MSNIYEQDLSRNDANFAAFTPLSFIERTAAVYPERLAIVHGDLRQTWAQTYARCRQLASALSQRGIGLGDTVAVMLPNTPPMVEAHFGIPMTGAVLNTLNTRLDPEALAFMLDHGEAKAVIVDPEFAAVMAKAIGLRQTQRDILVIDTEDALYTGNVQRIGSLTYNELVASGSPDFEWQMPADEWQAISLNYTSGTTGNPKGVVYHHRGAAMNAVSNILEWDMPKHAVYLWTLPMFHCNGWCFPWTVAARAAVNVCLRRVDPKAIFDAIRTHKVSHYCGAPIVHGALVAAPAELKQGITHQVKAMVAGAAPPAAMIEGMEQLGFDLTHVYGLTEIYGPAAVCVKHEEWDKLDVGERARLNARQGVNYHLQRNVTVMDPGTMQPVPADGETMGEIMFRGNITMKGYLKNPRATQDAFRGGWFHTGDLAVMYPDGYVKIKDRSKDIIISGGENISSIEVEDVLYRHPAVMAAAVVAKPDEKWGETPCAFIELKAGAQVTAEDIIAHCRLHLAGFKIPRAVVFGDLPKTSTGKIQKFELRKLAGSTQAINV